From Lagenorhynchus albirostris chromosome 15, mLagAlb1.1, whole genome shotgun sequence, one genomic window encodes:
- the LOC132505912 gene encoding cytochrome c oxidase subunit 8A, mitochondrial-like — MSVLTPLLLRALTGPARRLPMPRAQIHSKPLREQLGTMDIAIGLTSCFLCFLLPSGWVLSHPQNYKKRERQ, encoded by the coding sequence ATGTCTGTGCTGACTCCACTGCTGCTGAGGGCCCTGACAGGCCCGGCCCGGCGGCTCCCCATGCCGCGGGCCCAGATCCATTCCAAGCCGCTGCGGGAGCAGCTCGGAACCATGGATATCGCCATTGGGCTCACCTCCTGCTTCCTGTGTTTCCTCCTGCCGTCGGGCTGGGTCCTGTCACACCCGCAGAACTATAAGAAGCGGGAGAGACAGTAG